Proteins encoded within one genomic window of Halobacteroides halobius DSM 5150:
- the arcC gene encoding carbamate kinase, which yields MSRMVVALGGNALGETPLEQREIVQHTAKQIVDFIEEGHEVILAHGNGPQVGMINLAFENSAQCQGQTPKMPFPECGAMSQGYIGYHLQNGIKEELNNRGIDKAVTSVVSQVIVDKDDNAFKNPTKPIGSFYSKTEAKKLEKEGYDFIEDSGRGYRRVVPSPMPVDIVEKDVISTLVENEHILIACGGGGVPVVRENGSLKGVSAVIDKDFASEKLAEILEVDLFLILTAVEKVAINFGTTNEEWLSKMDIKTAKRYCQEGHFAPGSMLPKVKAAIKFAESKKDRKALITSLDKSKEALLGQTGTIIYDD from the coding sequence ATGTCTAGAATGGTAGTGGCTTTAGGAGGGAATGCTTTAGGAGAAACTCCTTTAGAACAAAGGGAAATAGTACAACATACAGCTAAACAGATTGTTGATTTCATAGAGGAAGGTCATGAGGTTATTTTAGCGCATGGTAATGGCCCACAAGTGGGGATGATTAATCTTGCCTTTGAAAATTCAGCCCAATGCCAGGGCCAAACTCCTAAGATGCCATTTCCAGAATGTGGAGCAATGAGTCAAGGCTATATAGGATATCACTTGCAAAATGGTATTAAAGAGGAATTAAATAATAGAGGGATTGATAAAGCTGTTACTTCGGTAGTTAGTCAAGTGATTGTAGATAAAGATGATAATGCTTTTAAAAATCCTACTAAACCAATTGGTAGTTTTTATTCTAAAACAGAAGCAAAAAAGTTAGAAAAAGAAGGATATGATTTTATAGAAGATTCTGGTCGAGGCTATCGTCGTGTTGTTCCAAGTCCTATGCCGGTAGATATAGTAGAGAAGGATGTGATTAGTACTTTAGTAGAGAATGAACATATTTTAATTGCTTGTGGTGGGGGTGGGGTTCCTGTAGTAAGAGAAAATGGAAGTTTAAAAGGAGTTTCAGCTGTAATTGATAAAGATTTTGCTAGTGAAAAACTTGCAGAAATATTAGAAGTAGATTTATTTCTGATTTTAACCGCTGTAGAGAAGGTAGCAATTAATTTTGGAACTACTAATGAAGAATGGTTATCTAAGATGGATATTAAAACTGCAAAAAGATATTGTCAAGAAGGTCATTTTGCTCCTGGTAGTATGTTACCTAAAGTTAAAGCAGCAATTAAATTTGCTGAAAGTAAAAAAGATAGAAAGGCATTAATAACTTCTTTAGATAAATCTAAAGAAGCTTTATTAGGGCAGACAGGAACAATTATATATGATGATTAG
- a CDS encoding nucleotidyltransferase family protein, which translates to MVSAIVLAAGMSTRLDKDKSKQLLSLGKKTIIETVINKLLASEVEEIIVVVGYQAGMIRSLIQSKEVKICYNKDYKLGQSTSLKKGLLSIASNCKAILCVLADQPLVRKETINQLITEFKVEGELIVAPEYKEHRGNPVLFSADLKSEMLKISGDRGARDLIDKYRKQSKLIKVDDQGVIFDVDTKEDYLRLLIKHIYRLL; encoded by the coding sequence ATGGTTTCAGCGATAGTTTTAGCTGCTGGGATGTCAACTAGATTAGATAAAGATAAATCTAAGCAATTACTTTCACTAGGTAAGAAAACAATTATAGAAACTGTTATAAATAAATTATTAGCTAGTGAGGTAGAAGAAATAATAGTAGTTGTTGGTTATCAAGCAGGTATGATTAGGAGTTTAATACAGAGTAAGGAAGTTAAAATCTGTTATAATAAAGATTATAAATTAGGTCAAAGTACTTCCTTAAAAAAAGGTTTGTTATCAATTGCTAGTAATTGTAAAGCAATTCTTTGTGTATTAGCAGACCAGCCTTTAGTTAGAAAAGAGACGATTAATCAATTAATTACTGAGTTTAAGGTAGAAGGAGAATTAATAGTAGCTCCAGAATATAAAGAACACAGAGGTAATCCAGTCTTGTTCTCAGCTGATTTAAAGTCAGAAATGTTAAAGATTAGTGGTGATCGAGGAGCTAGAGATTTAATTGATAAATATCGTAAGCAAAGTAAGTTAATTAAGGTAGATGATCAAGGAGTTATTTTTGATGTTGATACCAAAGAAGATTATTTAAGGTTATTAATCAAACATATTTATAGATTATTGTAA
- a CDS encoding helix-turn-helix transcriptional regulator, whose protein sequence is MKHKNIPQKLEYFIPMVHFLANTLGEHFELIVYEIDQEEAEASIIAIENSHISNRKVGDKAPKLLKDISNSIKKDEDMVLNYITKTNEGRPLKSSTYFIRNNEGEIIGAFCINLDLTNIKIAQNFLGEISSIEEEDSLRDKFPENVDRFLEIIIRNSLEEVDKPVPLLTKDDKLKIVEYLDDNNAFNIKDTINTLADELNVSRYTIYNYLDEVRTNKK, encoded by the coding sequence TTGAAACATAAAAATATTCCCCAAAAACTTGAATATTTTATACCAATGGTTCATTTTCTTGCTAATACATTAGGTGAACATTTTGAATTAATTGTATATGAGATTGATCAAGAAGAAGCAGAAGCTTCAATTATAGCCATTGAGAATTCCCATATTAGTAATCGAAAGGTAGGAGATAAGGCACCAAAACTGTTAAAAGATATATCAAATTCAATAAAAAAAGATGAAGATATGGTATTAAACTATATAACTAAAACTAATGAAGGTAGGCCTTTAAAATCTTCAACATATTTTATTCGAAATAATGAAGGTGAAATTATAGGTGCGTTTTGTATTAATCTTGATCTCACAAATATAAAGATTGCTCAAAACTTTTTGGGTGAGATTTCTAGTATAGAAGAAGAAGATTCATTAAGAGATAAATTCCCAGAGAATGTAGATCGATTCTTAGAGATAATTATAAGAAATAGTTTAGAAGAGGTAGATAAACCTGTTCCTTTATTAACTAAAGATGATAAACTAAAGATTGTTGAATATCTTGACGATAATAATGCCTTTAATATTAAAGATACCATTAATACTTTAGCTGATGAGTTAAATGTTTCCCGTTATACTATATATAACTATCTTGATGAAGTTCGGACCAATAAAAAATAA
- a CDS encoding Fur family transcriptional regulator produces the protein MEILVDNQEQHLSADDIYALVKAEGASVGLATIYRTLNLLESAEVVAKRDLGADSACYEFVFAESNQHHHLVCKKCGKVIETEKLLVADLKQRLLVQIGFQVVDCCVQIEGYCQNCR, from the coding sequence ATAGAGATATTAGTGGATAATCAGGAACAACATCTAAGTGCTGATGATATATATGCTTTAGTTAAAGCTGAAGGAGCATCAGTTGGATTAGCAACAATTTATCGTACACTAAATTTATTAGAATCAGCAGAAGTAGTAGCTAAGAGAGATTTAGGGGCTGATTCAGCTTGTTATGAATTTGTATTTGCTGAGAGTAATCAACACCATCATTTAGTTTGTAAAAAGTGTGGTAAAGTAATAGAAACCGAAAAATTACTTGTTGCTGATTTAAAGCAAAGATTATTAGTACAAATTGGTTTTCAAGTGGTTGATTGTTGTGTGCAAATAGAGGGTTATTGTCAAAATTGTAGATAG
- a CDS encoding NifB/NifX family molybdenum-iron cluster-binding protein, which produces MKIAVTAKDDVGLEAKVDSRFGRAFYFAIIDLDTEEVEFINNTAANAASGAGVKAAQLVTDEEVEALISGRVGPKAFRGLDKAGIKIYITKEATIKETLADYKDNNLKEIDGPTNQGHVGMK; this is translated from the coding sequence ATGAAGATAGCAGTAACTGCTAAAGATGATGTAGGTTTAGAGGCCAAGGTTGATTCTAGATTTGGAAGAGCATTTTATTTTGCTATTATTGATCTTGATACTGAAGAGGTAGAATTTATTAATAATACAGCAGCTAATGCTGCTAGTGGAGCTGGAGTAAAGGCAGCTCAATTAGTAACAGATGAAGAGGTAGAAGCATTAATTTCAGGAAGAGTTGGCCCTAAAGCTTTTAGAGGATTAGATAAAGCAGGAATTAAGATTTATATTACTAAGGAAGCTACTATTAAAGAAACCTTAGCTGATTATAAGGATAATAATTTAAAAGAAATAGACGGGCCAACTAATCAAGGCCATGTTGGTATGAAATAA
- a CDS encoding P-loop NTPase, translating into MKLTVLSGKGGTGKTTVTANLAAAILVL; encoded by the coding sequence ATGAAACTAACAGTTTTAAGTGGTAAAGGAGGAACCGGAAAGACTACTGTTACTGCTAATTTAGCAGCTGCAATTTTGGTGCTATAA
- a CDS encoding P-loop NTPase, translating to MVHAKLKIGAENSGKLVSQVKEEAEKLAREKDKKLVLVDGSPGIGCPVIASLNGVDATLVVTEPTKSGLVDLKRVLQIIEHFSIPVLVVINKYDLNQELTSEIIEFCQEQDISIVGKIPFDGTIVEAMEQGKLVIDYAENSNSAKAIKEVWEAIKNKLSM from the coding sequence ATGGTGCATGCAAAATTAAAGATTGGTGCTGAAAACTCTGGTAAATTAGTTAGTCAAGTGAAAGAAGAAGCAGAGAAGTTGGCCCGAGAAAAGGATAAAAAATTAGTTTTAGTTGATGGTTCCCCAGGAATTGGTTGCCCAGTAATTGCTTCTCTTAATGGAGTAGATGCTACATTAGTAGTTACTGAACCAACTAAATCAGGATTAGTTGATTTAAAAAGAGTGCTTCAAATAATAGAGCATTTTTCTATTCCAGTTTTAGTTGTGATTAATAAATATGATTTAAATCAGGAATTGACATCTGAGATTATAGAATTTTGTCAGGAACAGGATATATCTATAGTAGGTAAGATTCCATTTGATGGTACTATTGTTGAAGCCATGGAACAAGGTAAACTTGTAATTGATTATGCTGAGAATAGTAATTCTGCTAAAGCAATTAAAGAAGTTTGGGAAGCGATAAAGAATAAACTCTCAATGTAG
- a CDS encoding NifB/NifX family molybdenum-iron cluster-binding protein, which yields MQKLAIPTNGEQVASHFGRCPEFTIVEIEGDEIVKQQVIENPGHKPGFLPRFLNEKGVDFILAGGMGRKAVNLFDENNIEVVTGATGEIDTVIKSYLANSLETEEDICDHDHDDHDCDH from the coding sequence ATGCAAAAATTAGCTATTCCTACCAATGGAGAACAGGTTGCATCACATTTTGGTCGTTGTCCAGAGTTTACTATTGTTGAGATTGAAGGTGATGAAATTGTTAAGCAGCAAGTAATTGAAAATCCCGGACATAAACCAGGTTTTTTACCTCGATTTCTTAATGAGAAAGGAGTAGATTTTATTTTAGCTGGTGGAATGGGTAGAAAAGCTGTTAACTTATTTGATGAAAATAATATTGAAGTAGTAACTGGAGCAACTGGTGAAATTGATACAGTAATTAAATCTTATTTAGCAAATAGTTTAGAGACAGAAGAAGATATTTGTGACCATGATCATGATGATCATGATTGTGATCATTAG